The following proteins come from a genomic window of Mucinivorans hirudinis:
- a CDS encoding putative DNA methylase translates to MAFNRKAKLRENTQAIEILFRLEKEQRTATPEEREVLAKYCGFGGLKQILNPADSLADVSSWSKSDAELFPQVAELHNLLRSNSANEQEYRQYVSSLKNSILTAFYTPTEVVQAIADTLHQRGVTVDRFLDPSAGQGAFSDAFVSQGVEALSFEKDLLTGKVLSALHPDTDVRVEGFEKIEEHYNNYFDVVSSNIPFGDVAVFDPLYTKSDDPTRRAAAKTIHNYFFAKGLDTIREGGILAFITSQGVMNSQQNEPIREMLMQQADLVSVVRLPNNLFSENAGTDVGSDLIVLQKNSQKESLSEDEQRFVKTRLRPSGVMFNTYFRDLSRVVHTQWQESTDPYGKPAILFKHEGGSAAIATELQRMLSADFGKNLNIERYNIHSQTRKIEKQEPAKSESPLLSLYTQIEQRQQPVQKRRVRRVEQTPQPSLFDFTADAKSQTAEPITTDPRPYSGELLPHLRNGSFVVDDNQAGYLTDIRHSEATFKPLELNSSQTERLRLYVPMRESYFALYSYEAEHKEADGKSRAELNRLYDDYVAKFGNLNSRNNLKLLLMDASGRDMLSLERAVDGEFVKADIFDHPVAFSQNEITSVGSAEEALSASLNKYGVVNLDYMATLSGTDADELIEELTGRIYYNPLVDNYEIADRFIAGNVVEKAEKIENWLTSNLHSQRVDEALHALKEATPRPIQFDELDFNFGERWIPTGLYSRYASYLFDTDVKISYAESLDDFSVKASYSNANIWDKYAVRGQSRTYDGIALMGHALVNTVPDISKTIKVGDEEVKVRDSEAIQLANSKIDEIRNGFSDWLMEQTPDFKEKLADLYNRKFNCFVRPSYDGTHQNFPDLDIKALGIPDLYKSQKDAIWMLKQNGGGIADHEVGTGKTLIMCVAAYEMKRLGLANKPMIIGLKANVHEIAHTYQTAYPNAKILYPGKNDFTPEKRIKLFNDIKNNDWDVIILTHDQFGKIPQSPELQQQILQSELDTVEENLNVLRQQGRDISRTMLKGLEKRKANLEVKLETIAHSIKERTDDVVDFKQMGIDHLFVDESHKFKNLMFNTRHNRVAGLGSQDGSQKALNMLFALRTIQERTGKDLGATFLSGTTISNSLTELYLLFKYLRPQELERQNIKSFDAWAAIFAKKTTDFEFSVTNQIVQKERFRYFIKVPELAAFYNEITDYRTAVDVGVERPVANEVLHNIPPTPQQADFIEKLMQFAQSGDATLLGRAPLSETEEKAKMLIATDYARKMALDLRMISSRYDDHPDNKASHCAAKIAEYYRKYEQNKGTQFVFSDLGTYKPGEWNVYSEIKRKLVEDYSIPPQEVRFIQECKTDNARRDVIEAMNEGKVRVLFGSTDMLGTGVNAQRRAVAIHHLDTPWRPSDLQQRNGRAIRKGNEVAKLYADNRVDIVIYAVEKSLDSYKFNLLHNKQLFITQLKNGTMGARTIDEGTMDEKSGMNFSEYMAILSGNTDLLDKAKLEKRVASMEGERKAFYKDKSASTWKLEEATRSLTHNNGVIDKMTADWNNFNARLKTDAEGNKLNPISLDGVSSADIKVIGEKLAEINANARTKGEPHKIGELYGFTLLVKTESSTKDLFELNQNKFMIKGDSDIKYTYNNGNIAADPKLASLNFLNALERIPKLIEQYKTANIKLEQDIPILLQVVQSTWKREDELKELKSEVAAMERKIQLSLTPQSSEQATNEPIIGRIKYLGFKGEVAEELEYTDKEKYLEAIKRELYQNPDGFRAETISTDPELRKSVDDLYYGECGADNPKKIEHYIKALASDIAPPINEPTLHRGLKM, encoded by the coding sequence ATGGCGTTTAACCGAAAAGCAAAGCTAAGGGAAAATACCCAAGCCATCGAGATACTCTTTCGTCTCGAAAAAGAGCAACGCACCGCTACACCTGAGGAGCGTGAAGTATTGGCAAAATATTGCGGCTTCGGAGGATTGAAGCAGATACTCAACCCTGCGGATTCGCTTGCAGATGTTAGCAGTTGGTCAAAATCCGATGCCGAACTTTTCCCACAGGTGGCAGAGCTGCACAATCTGTTACGCTCCAATTCGGCTAACGAACAGGAGTATCGACAGTATGTTTCGAGCCTGAAAAACTCCATTCTCACAGCGTTTTATACTCCGACAGAGGTAGTGCAGGCTATTGCCGACACACTACACCAACGAGGAGTTACGGTTGACCGCTTTCTTGACCCATCGGCAGGTCAAGGGGCGTTCTCTGATGCTTTTGTTAGTCAAGGGGTTGAGGCTCTCAGCTTTGAAAAAGATTTGCTTACGGGTAAGGTGCTTTCTGCACTGCACCCTGACACTGATGTTAGGGTCGAAGGGTTTGAGAAGATTGAAGAGCACTACAACAACTATTTCGATGTGGTTAGCTCCAATATCCCATTTGGCGACGTAGCAGTATTTGACCCTCTCTACACCAAGAGCGATGACCCAACAAGGCGTGCAGCTGCGAAAACTATTCATAACTATTTTTTCGCAAAAGGGCTCGACACCATCCGTGAGGGTGGCATATTGGCATTTATCACCTCGCAAGGGGTTATGAACTCACAACAGAATGAGCCGATACGTGAGATGTTGATGCAGCAAGCCGATCTTGTCTCTGTGGTACGATTGCCAAATAATCTATTTTCGGAGAATGCAGGCACCGATGTTGGCAGCGACCTTATTGTCTTGCAAAAAAATAGTCAGAAAGAGAGCTTAAGCGAAGATGAACAACGCTTCGTCAAAACACGACTCAGACCAAGCGGAGTGATGTTTAACACCTACTTTCGAGACCTCTCACGTGTTGTTCATACTCAGTGGCAAGAGTCCACAGACCCCTACGGCAAACCTGCAATACTCTTCAAACACGAAGGCGGCTCTGCTGCTATTGCCACCGAGTTGCAAAGAATGTTGAGTGCCGATTTCGGCAAAAACCTCAATATTGAACGCTACAACATCCACTCACAAACCCGCAAGATAGAGAAGCAAGAGCCGGCAAAAAGTGAATCTCCACTCCTATCGCTATATACACAGATAGAGCAACGCCAGCAGCCGGTTCAGAAACGAAGGGTGCGAAGAGTAGAGCAAACTCCGCAACCATCGCTTTTTGATTTCACGGCAGATGCTAAAAGTCAAACTGCCGAGCCTATCACCACAGATCCACGTCCTTACAGTGGAGAGTTATTGCCCCATTTGCGAAACGGTTCGTTTGTGGTTGACGACAATCAGGCGGGCTATCTGACCGACATCAGACATAGCGAAGCCACATTCAAACCTTTGGAGTTAAACAGCTCTCAAACAGAGCGTTTACGGCTATATGTGCCTATGCGTGAGAGCTACTTTGCATTGTATAGCTACGAAGCAGAACACAAAGAGGCGGACGGCAAAAGTCGAGCAGAACTTAATCGTCTATATGATGATTATGTTGCGAAATTTGGCAACCTCAATAGTCGAAATAATCTCAAACTGCTCTTGATGGACGCTTCGGGGCGAGATATGCTCTCTTTGGAGCGTGCTGTTGACGGAGAGTTTGTCAAAGCTGATATTTTCGACCACCCAGTTGCATTTTCACAAAACGAGATTACGAGTGTGGGCAGTGCCGAGGAGGCTCTGTCGGCTTCGCTCAACAAATACGGAGTGGTCAATCTCGACTATATGGCGACCCTTAGCGGTACCGATGCAGATGAGTTGATAGAGGAGCTTACGGGACGAATATATTACAATCCGTTGGTGGATAACTATGAGATTGCTGACCGATTTATTGCCGGCAATGTGGTTGAGAAAGCCGAAAAGATAGAGAATTGGCTAACCTCGAACCTGCATAGTCAAAGGGTTGATGAGGCTCTCCACGCACTCAAAGAGGCAACTCCCCGCCCGATACAGTTTGATGAATTGGATTTCAATTTCGGAGAACGTTGGATTCCCACAGGGCTATATTCACGTTATGCTTCCTATCTATTTGATACCGACGTTAAAATCAGCTATGCGGAGAGTTTAGATGATTTTTCGGTCAAAGCATCGTACAGCAACGCCAATATTTGGGACAAATATGCTGTCCGTGGACAGAGTCGCACTTATGACGGTATAGCCCTAATGGGGCACGCATTGGTAAACACCGTCCCCGATATCTCAAAGACAATCAAAGTAGGAGATGAAGAGGTCAAGGTTCGAGATAGCGAAGCCATTCAGCTTGCCAACTCGAAGATTGACGAAATTCGTAACGGTTTTTCCGATTGGTTGATGGAGCAAACTCCGGATTTCAAGGAGAAACTTGCCGACCTCTACAATCGCAAATTCAACTGCTTTGTTCGTCCCTCATACGATGGAACGCACCAAAATTTCCCCGACCTCGACATCAAAGCACTTGGTATTCCCGACCTCTACAAAAGTCAGAAAGATGCTATCTGGATGCTCAAACAAAACGGCGGAGGCATTGCCGACCACGAAGTAGGCACAGGCAAAACACTCATAATGTGCGTTGCTGCTTACGAGATGAAACGGCTCGGATTGGCGAATAAACCGATGATTATTGGTCTGAAAGCCAATGTTCACGAAATTGCACACACCTATCAAACAGCCTATCCTAACGCAAAGATTCTCTATCCGGGCAAGAATGACTTTACACCCGAAAAACGAATAAAACTCTTCAATGACATCAAAAATAATGATTGGGATGTGATTATCCTCACCCACGACCAATTCGGTAAAATACCTCAGTCGCCCGAGCTGCAACAACAGATCCTGCAATCGGAATTGGATACCGTGGAAGAGAATCTCAATGTATTGCGTCAGCAGGGACGAGACATCTCACGCACAATGCTCAAAGGGCTGGAGAAACGAAAGGCTAACCTCGAAGTGAAGCTCGAAACTATTGCTCACTCCATCAAAGAACGTACAGATGATGTGGTGGATTTCAAGCAAATGGGCATCGACCACCTATTTGTAGACGAATCGCACAAATTCAAAAACCTGATGTTCAACACACGACACAACCGTGTGGCAGGGTTGGGCTCACAGGACGGTAGCCAAAAGGCTCTCAATATGCTATTTGCACTTCGCACCATTCAGGAGCGAACCGGCAAAGACCTCGGAGCAACATTTCTTTCGGGGACAACCATATCTAACTCTCTGACCGAGCTATATTTGCTATTCAAATACCTCCGTCCACAGGAGTTAGAGCGACAAAACATCAAATCCTTCGATGCTTGGGCTGCTATCTTTGCTAAAAAGACTACCGACTTTGAGTTTTCGGTAACTAATCAGATTGTGCAGAAAGAGCGATTTCGGTACTTTATCAAAGTGCCCGAACTTGCCGCTTTCTACAACGAGATAACCGACTACCGTACCGCTGTCGATGTGGGTGTTGAGCGACCCGTTGCCAATGAGGTGCTGCACAATATTCCACCTACACCGCAACAAGCCGATTTTATCGAAAAGCTGATGCAGTTCGCTCAAAGCGGAGATGCAACCCTGCTGGGACGTGCACCGTTGTCAGAGACGGAAGAGAAAGCTAAAATGCTTATCGCCACCGACTATGCCAGAAAAATGGCTCTTGACCTGCGAATGATTAGCTCTCGCTATGATGACCACCCCGATAACAAAGCCAGCCATTGTGCCGCCAAAATAGCAGAATATTACAGAAAGTATGAGCAGAACAAGGGGACGCAATTTGTGTTTTCAGACCTCGGCACATATAAGCCGGGTGAGTGGAATGTATATAGCGAAATCAAACGTAAATTGGTGGAAGATTATTCAATTCCTCCACAAGAGGTGCGGTTTATTCAAGAGTGCAAAACCGACAATGCACGCCGTGATGTGATTGAGGCGATGAACGAGGGTAAAGTGCGCGTGCTGTTCGGCTCTACCGATATGCTCGGTACGGGTGTGAATGCTCAACGTCGAGCGGTTGCCATTCATCATCTCGACACACCGTGGCGACCCTCCGACCTGCAACAACGCAACGGACGTGCCATCCGTAAAGGGAACGAAGTGGCAAAACTCTATGCCGACAATCGGGTGGATATTGTGATTTATGCCGTAGAGAAGTCCTTAGACTCCTACAAATTCAACCTGCTGCACAACAAACAGCTCTTTATCACTCAGCTCAAAAACGGCACTATGGGAGCCCGAACCATTGACGAGGGTACGATGGACGAGAAGTCGGGAATGAATTTTTCGGAGTATATGGCAATACTTTCGGGTAATACCGACCTACTCGACAAGGCGAAGTTAGAGAAACGTGTTGCCTCTATGGAGGGCGAACGTAAGGCGTTCTACAAGGATAAGAGTGCATCGACTTGGAAACTCGAAGAGGCAACCCGCTCGCTCACCCATAACAACGGAGTAATCGACAAAATGACTGCGGATTGGAATAATTTTAATGCTCGACTAAAAACCGATGCCGAGGGTAATAAACTCAATCCAATTAGCCTTGACGGCGTTTCAAGTGCCGATATAAAGGTGATTGGCGAGAAGTTAGCCGAAATAAATGCCAATGCTCGCACCAAAGGCGAACCGCATAAAATTGGCGAACTCTACGGATTTACACTGCTTGTCAAAACGGAGTCTTCGACCAAAGATCTCTTCGAGTTGAACCAGAATAAATTTATGATCAAGGGTGATAGCGACATAAAATACACCTACAACAACGGAAATATCGCTGCCGACCCAAAATTGGCTTCACTCAATTTTCTCAATGCACTGGAGCGTATCCCGAAGTTGATTGAGCAATACAAAACCGCCAACATAAAGCTGGAGCAGGATATTCCTATCTTGCTACAAGTCGTTCAAAGCACGTGGAAAAGGGAGGATGAACTCAAAGAGTTGAAATCGGAAGTCGCAGCAATGGAGCGTAAAATACAACTGTCGCTAACGCCACAATCATCTGAACAAGCAACGAATGAGCCGATTATTGGAAGAATTAAATATTTGGGTTTCAAAGGCGAAGTTGCTGAGGAGCTTGAGTATACTGACAAAGAAAAGTATCTCGAAGCCATAAAAAGAGAGCTATACCAGAATCCCGACGGCTTCAGAGCAGAGACTATCAGCACAGACCCTGAATTAAGAAAAAGCGTCGATGACTTATATTATGGCGAATGTGGTGCAGATAATCCAAAGAAGATTGAGCATTATATAAAGGCATTAGCTTCAGATATAGCCCCACCAATCAATGAACCAACTCTGCATAGAGGGTTGAAAATGTAG